A single region of the Cronobacter condimenti 1330 genome encodes:
- the carB gene encoding carbamoyl-phosphate synthase large subunit, with translation MPKRTDIKSILILGAGPIVIGQACEFDYSGAQACKALREEGYRVILVNSNPATIMTDPEMADATYIEPIHWEVVRKIIEKERPDAVLPTMGGQTALNCALELERQGVLDEFGVTMIGATADAIDKAEDRRRFDVAMKKIGLDTARSGIAHNMDEALAVAADVGYPCIIRPSFTMGGTGGGIAYNREEFEEICARGLDLSPTKELLIDESLIGWKEYEMEVVRDKNDNCIIVCSIENFDAMGIHTGDSITVAPAQTLTDKEYQIMRNASMAVLREIGVETGGSNVQFAVNPKNGRLIVIEMNPRVSRSSALASKATGFPIAKVAAKLAVGYTLDELMNDITGGRTPASFEPSIDYVVTKIPRFNFEKFAGANDRLTTQMKSVGEVMAIGRTQQESMQKALRGLEVGATGFDPKVSLDDPEALTKIRRELKDAGAERIWYIADAFRAGLSVDGVFNLTNIDRWFLVQIEELVRLEEQVAEQGINGLNADFLRMLKRKGFADARLAKLAGVSESEIRKLREQYNLHPVYKRVDTCAAEFATDTAYMYSTYEEECEANPNQDREKIMVLGGGPNRIGQGIEFDYCCVHAALALREDGYETIMVNCNPETVSTDYDTSDRLYFEPVTLEDVLEIVRIEKPKGVIVQYGGQTPLKLARALEAAGVPVIGTSPDAIDRAEDRERFQQAVDRLKLKQPANATVTAIEQAIEKAKDIGYPLVVRPSYVLGGRAMEIVYDEADLRRYFQTAVSVSNDAPVLLDRFLDDAVEVDVDAICDGEMVLIGGIMEHIEQAGVHSGDSACSLPAYTLSQEIQDVMRQQVQKLAFELQVRGLMNVQFAVKDNEVYLIEVNPRAARTVPFVSKATGVPLAKVAARVMAGKTLSEQGVTKEIIPPYYSVKEVVLPFNKFPGVDPLLGPEMRSTGEVMGVGRTFAEAFAKAQLGSNSTMKKQGRALLSVREGDKERVVDLAAKLLKFGFELDATHGTAIVLGEAGINPRLVNKVHEGRPHIQDRIKNGEYTYIINTTAGRQAIEDSKLIRRSALQYKVHYDTTLNGGFATAMALNADATEKVTSVQEMHAQITK, from the coding sequence ATGCCAAAACGTACAGATATTAAAAGCATCCTGATTCTTGGCGCAGGCCCGATTGTGATAGGCCAGGCGTGCGAATTCGACTATTCCGGCGCGCAGGCGTGTAAAGCGCTGCGTGAAGAGGGCTACCGCGTCATTCTGGTGAACTCAAACCCGGCGACTATCATGACCGACCCGGAGATGGCCGACGCGACTTACATTGAGCCTATCCACTGGGAAGTGGTGCGCAAGATCATCGAAAAAGAGCGCCCGGACGCGGTGCTGCCGACCATGGGCGGCCAGACGGCACTCAACTGCGCGCTGGAGCTGGAGCGTCAGGGGGTGCTGGATGAGTTTGGCGTCACCATGATTGGCGCGACCGCCGACGCGATTGATAAAGCGGAAGACCGCCGCCGTTTTGACGTAGCGATGAAGAAAATCGGCCTCGACACAGCCCGTTCCGGCATCGCCCATAATATGGACGAAGCGCTGGCGGTGGCCGCCGATGTGGGTTACCCGTGCATCATCCGTCCGTCCTTTACGATGGGCGGCACCGGTGGCGGCATCGCGTACAACCGCGAAGAGTTCGAAGAAATTTGCGCCCGCGGTCTGGATCTCTCCCCGACCAAAGAACTGCTGATTGACGAGTCGCTGATTGGCTGGAAAGAGTACGAGATGGAAGTGGTGCGTGATAAAAACGACAACTGCATCATCGTCTGCTCTATTGAAAACTTCGACGCGATGGGTATCCACACCGGTGATTCCATCACCGTAGCGCCTGCCCAGACGCTGACCGACAAGGAATACCAAATCATGCGTAACGCCTCAATGGCGGTACTGCGTGAAATTGGCGTCGAAACCGGCGGCTCTAACGTACAGTTTGCGGTAAACCCGAAAAATGGCCGTCTGATTGTTATCGAAATGAACCCGCGTGTGTCGCGCTCCTCGGCACTGGCTTCTAAAGCAACCGGCTTCCCGATTGCTAAAGTCGCGGCGAAGCTGGCGGTAGGTTACACCCTCGATGAACTGATGAACGACATCACCGGCGGGCGCACGCCAGCGTCGTTTGAGCCCTCCATCGACTACGTAGTCACTAAAATTCCGCGCTTTAACTTCGAGAAATTCGCCGGTGCTAATGACCGCCTGACCACCCAGATGAAATCGGTGGGCGAAGTCATGGCGATTGGCCGCACCCAGCAGGAATCGATGCAGAAAGCTCTGCGCGGCCTGGAAGTGGGCGCGACCGGTTTCGACCCGAAAGTGAGCCTGGATGACCCGGAAGCGCTGACCAAAATCCGCCGTGAACTGAAAGACGCCGGTGCTGAGCGTATCTGGTACATCGCCGATGCGTTCCGCGCAGGCCTGTCTGTGGACGGCGTGTTTAACCTGACAAACATTGACCGCTGGTTCCTGGTGCAGATTGAAGAACTGGTGCGCCTGGAAGAACAGGTGGCCGAGCAGGGCATCAACGGTCTGAACGCCGATTTCCTGCGTATGCTTAAGCGCAAAGGTTTTGCCGATGCGCGTCTGGCGAAACTCGCAGGCGTGAGCGAATCGGAAATCCGTAAGCTGCGCGAGCAGTACAACCTCCATCCGGTCTACAAACGCGTGGATACCTGCGCGGCAGAATTCGCGACCGATACTGCCTACATGTACTCAACCTATGAAGAAGAGTGCGAAGCTAACCCGAATCAGGATCGTGAAAAAATCATGGTGCTGGGCGGCGGGCCGAACCGTATCGGCCAGGGCATCGAGTTTGACTACTGCTGCGTACACGCTGCGCTGGCGCTGCGCGAAGATGGTTACGAGACCATCATGGTCAACTGTAACCCGGAAACCGTGTCGACGGATTACGACACCTCCGACCGTCTCTACTTCGAGCCGGTGACGCTGGAAGATGTGCTGGAAATCGTGCGCATCGAGAAACCGAAAGGCGTTATCGTGCAGTACGGTGGCCAGACCCCGCTGAAACTGGCGCGAGCGCTTGAAGCGGCTGGCGTGCCGGTTATCGGCACCAGCCCGGATGCCATCGACCGCGCTGAAGACCGCGAGCGTTTCCAGCAGGCGGTGGATCGCCTGAAGCTGAAACAACCGGCGAACGCTACGGTAACGGCCATCGAACAGGCCATCGAGAAAGCGAAAGACATCGGCTACCCGCTGGTGGTGCGCCCGTCCTACGTTCTGGGCGGTCGCGCGATGGAGATTGTCTACGATGAAGCCGACCTGCGCCGTTACTTCCAGACAGCAGTGAGCGTTTCCAACGACGCGCCGGTTCTGCTGGACCGCTTCCTGGATGACGCGGTAGAAGTGGATGTGGACGCTATCTGCGACGGCGAAATGGTGCTGATTGGCGGCATCATGGAACATATCGAGCAGGCGGGCGTGCACTCGGGCGACTCCGCGTGTTCGCTCCCGGCGTACACCTTAAGCCAGGAGATTCAGGACGTTATGCGCCAGCAGGTGCAGAAACTGGCCTTTGAACTCCAGGTGCGTGGCCTGATGAACGTGCAGTTCGCAGTGAAAGATAACGAAGTGTATCTGATTGAAGTGAACCCGCGTGCCGCACGTACCGTGCCGTTCGTCTCCAAAGCCACCGGCGTGCCGCTGGCGAAAGTGGCCGCGCGCGTCATGGCGGGCAAAACGCTGAGCGAGCAGGGCGTGACCAAAGAAATTATCCCGCCGTACTACTCGGTGAAAGAAGTGGTGCTGCCGTTCAATAAATTCCCGGGCGTCGACCCGCTGCTGGGGCCAGAAATGCGCTCCACCGGTGAAGTGATGGGCGTGGGCCGCACCTTCGCGGAGGCGTTCGCCAAAGCGCAGCTTGGCAGTAACTCCACCATGAAGAAGCAGGGCCGTGCGCTGCTGTCGGTGCGTGAAGGCGACAAAGAGCGCGTGGTGGATCTTGCCGCCAAACTGCTGAAATTTGGCTTTGAGCTCGATGCGACCCACGGTACGGCAATCGTGCTGGGTGAGGCGGGCATTAACCCGCGTCTGGTGAACAAGGTGCATGAGGGCCGCCCGCACATTCAGGACAGGATCAAGAATGGCGAATACACCTACATCATCAACACCACCGCGGGCCGCCAGGCGATTGAAGACTCTAAGCTGATTCGCCGCAGCGCGCTGCAGTATAAAGTGCATTACGACACCACGCTGAATGGCGGTTTCGCCACGGCGATGGCGCTGAATGCCGACGCTACCGAAAAGGTCACTTCCGTGCAGGAAATGCACGCGCAAATCACGAAATAA
- the apaG gene encoding Co2+/Mg2+ efflux protein ApaG yields the protein MADSPRVCVQVQSVYIEAQSSPEDERFVFAYTVTVRNLGRAPVQLLGRYWLITNGNGKETEVQGEGVVGVQPHIQPGGEYQYTSGAVIETPLGTMQGHYEMVDDQGNGFRLDIPVFRLAVPTLIH from the coding sequence ATGGCTGATTCACCCCGCGTTTGCGTACAGGTACAGAGCGTTTATATCGAGGCACAGTCTTCCCCGGAGGATGAGCGTTTCGTCTTTGCCTATACCGTCACCGTTCGCAATCTGGGGCGAGCGCCTGTTCAGTTGCTGGGCCGCTACTGGCTTATCACCAACGGTAACGGTAAAGAAACCGAAGTGCAGGGTGAAGGCGTGGTTGGGGTTCAGCCCCATATTCAGCCTGGCGGCGAATACCAGTACACCAGCGGCGCGGTCATTGAAACGCCGCTCGGCACCATGCAAGGCCATTACGAAATGGTGGACGATCAGGGTAACGGTTTTCGCCTCGATATCCCGGTTTTCCGCCTCGCCGTTCCCACACTGATTCACTGA
- a CDS encoding YgdI/YgdR family lipoprotein yields the protein MRSNLLITSIFAAASLLTVAGCSSNQAVKTTDGKTIVTDGKPEVDSDTGLVSYKNAQTGQTEQVNRDQVKSMSELDN from the coding sequence ATGCGATCGAACCTACTGATAACGTCCATTTTTGCTGCCGCCTCGTTGTTGACCGTTGCAGGCTGTTCATCCAATCAGGCCGTTAAAACCACCGATGGCAAGACGATTGTCACGGACGGAAAACCTGAAGTAGATAGCGATACCGGACTGGTCTCTTATAAAAATGCCCAGACCGGCCAGACCGAGCAGGTCAATCGCGACCAGGTGAAATCCATGAGCGAGCTGGATAACTAA
- a CDS encoding putative T6SS immunity periplasmic lipoprotein, translated as MKKIVIPAFACLLSGCLLGDRVSFLPAQTEVSDGKLCISVDEETVPVPEKILRVSVWSYEAQNDIFAENMVASALMLDARRCTPALNDFHFSPGKRYSVTVDTTSHRYITREFSVVNTREGIAVRGNN; from the coding sequence ATGAAAAAGATCGTTATTCCCGCTTTCGCCTGTCTGCTCTCAGGATGCCTCCTGGGAGACCGCGTCAGTTTCCTGCCAGCACAAACCGAGGTGAGCGACGGCAAACTCTGCATATCGGTTGATGAAGAGACTGTTCCCGTGCCGGAAAAGATCCTGCGGGTCAGCGTCTGGAGCTACGAGGCGCAAAATGACATCTTTGCCGAGAATATGGTCGCCAGCGCGTTAATGCTGGATGCGCGGCGCTGCACACCGGCCCTCAACGATTTTCATTTTTCACCGGGCAAACGTTATAGCGTGACTGTCGACACGACGTCGCATCGCTATATCACACGAGAATTTTCAGTGGTTAACACACGGGAAGGAATCGCGGTTCGTGGCAATAACTGA
- the apaH gene encoding bis(5'-nucleosyl)-tetraphosphatase (symmetrical) ApaH, whose amino-acid sequence MSTYLIGDVHGCYDELVALLQQVEFTPGKDTLWLTGDLVARGPGSLEVLRYVRSLGDAVRLVLGNHDLHLLAVFAGISRNKPKDRVTPLLEAPDADELLNWLRRQPLLQVDEEKKLVMAHAGITPQWDLATAQACARDVEAVLSSDSYPFFLDAMYGDMPNNWSPELTGLARLRFITNALTRMRFCFPNGQLDMYCKESPESAPAPLKPWFAIPGPVSQDYSIVFGHWASLEGKGTPENIYGLDTGCCWGGTLTCLRWEDKAIFTQHSNRQTDGDEDKAVVAS is encoded by the coding sequence ATGTCAACTTATCTGATTGGCGACGTTCATGGTTGCTACGATGAACTGGTCGCACTGTTACAGCAGGTCGAATTCACTCCCGGTAAAGATACGCTGTGGCTGACAGGCGATCTGGTGGCCCGTGGCCCTGGCTCTCTGGAAGTGCTGCGCTATGTCCGTTCACTTGGCGATGCGGTTCGTCTGGTGCTGGGCAACCACGATCTGCATCTGCTGGCGGTTTTCGCAGGCATAAGCCGTAATAAGCCAAAAGACAGAGTCACGCCGCTGCTTGAAGCGCCGGATGCCGATGAGCTTCTCAACTGGCTGCGTCGCCAGCCGCTGTTGCAGGTTGATGAAGAGAAAAAGCTGGTGATGGCCCATGCGGGTATTACGCCGCAGTGGGATCTCGCCACGGCGCAGGCCTGCGCCCGCGATGTCGAAGCGGTGCTTTCAAGCGACAGCTATCCGTTTTTCCTGGATGCGATGTACGGCGATATGCCGAACAACTGGTCGCCGGAGCTGACCGGGCTTGCACGCCTGCGCTTTATCACCAATGCGTTGACGCGCATGCGTTTTTGCTTCCCGAACGGGCAACTGGATATGTACTGCAAAGAGAGCCCGGAAAGCGCGCCCGCGCCGCTAAAGCCGTGGTTCGCCATTCCGGGGCCGGTTTCACAGGATTATTCCATTGTTTTCGGACACTGGGCATCGCTTGAAGGGAAAGGTACGCCGGAAAATATCTACGGCCTGGATACCGGTTGCTGCTGGGGCGGTACGCTCACCTGCCTGCGCTGGGAAGATAAAGCTATTTTCACTCAGCATTCCAACCGCCAGACCGACGGCGACGAAGACAAGGCGGTTGTCGCGTCCTGA
- a CDS encoding LysE family transporter: MLETTLFVATIAALGMLSPGPDFFLVIKNAARYPRSAAMMTAAGVIAGVVTHMTYCVAGIAVVITTTPWLFGALKYVGAAYLVWLGVNALLARGTTSLALDGVAQETTSLKKAFIQGYLCNLLNPKATLFFLAMFTQVLNVNSGMMEKLWYAGIIVALTLVWWPLLVLLIQSQPVRRGLTKAQKVIDKLLGGMLLALGIKVALS, translated from the coding sequence ATGCTGGAAACCACCCTTTTCGTTGCCACCATTGCGGCGCTGGGCATGCTCTCGCCGGGCCCCGACTTTTTTCTGGTCATTAAGAACGCGGCACGTTATCCGCGAAGCGCGGCGATGATGACCGCTGCGGGCGTCATCGCAGGTGTCGTGACGCATATGACCTACTGCGTGGCTGGCATTGCGGTGGTCATCACCACAACGCCGTGGCTTTTCGGCGCGCTGAAATATGTCGGCGCAGCGTATCTGGTGTGGCTTGGCGTCAACGCGCTACTGGCGCGCGGCACCACGAGCCTTGCGCTGGACGGCGTGGCGCAGGAGACCACCTCGCTTAAAAAAGCGTTTATCCAGGGCTATCTCTGCAACCTGCTGAACCCCAAAGCCACCCTCTTCTTCCTTGCGATGTTCACCCAGGTGCTGAACGTTAACTCGGGCATGATGGAAAAACTCTGGTACGCGGGCATTATCGTCGCGCTGACGCTGGTCTGGTGGCCGTTGCTGGTTTTGCTCATCCAGAGCCAGCCGGTACGCCGGGGCCTGACCAAAGCGCAAAAGGTCATCGACAAACTGCTGGGCGGCATGTTGCTGGCGTTGGGTATTAAAGTCGCGCTGAGCTAA
- the kefF gene encoding glutathione-regulated potassium-efflux system oxidoreductase KefF, with protein MILIIYAHPYPHHSHANRRMLEHVQGLDELEVRSLYERYPDFNINVADEQAALARADLIVWQHPMQWYSVPPLFKLWLDKVLSHGWAYGKGGTALRGKSVLWAVTTGGDKSHFEIGDHPGFDVLAQPLQATALYCGLNWLTPYAMHRTFVCDDETLEGNAREYQKRLTDWQEHFHG; from the coding sequence ATGATTTTAATTATTTATGCGCACCCCTATCCGCACCACTCCCACGCCAACCGGCGGATGCTGGAACATGTGCAGGGGCTGGACGAACTCGAAGTGCGCTCGCTGTATGAACGTTATCCCGATTTCAATATTAACGTGGCGGATGAGCAGGCGGCGCTGGCGCGTGCCGACCTGATTGTCTGGCAGCATCCCATGCAGTGGTACAGCGTGCCGCCGCTCTTCAAACTCTGGCTCGATAAAGTCTTGTCGCACGGCTGGGCCTACGGCAAAGGCGGAACGGCGCTAAGGGGCAAAAGCGTGTTATGGGCCGTCACGACGGGTGGCGACAAATCCCATTTTGAGATTGGCGATCATCCCGGCTTTGATGTGCTTGCTCAGCCTTTGCAGGCGACGGCGCTCTATTGCGGCCTTAACTGGCTTACGCCTTACGCGATGCACCGCACCTTTGTCTGCGATGATGAAACGCTGGAAGGCAACGCGCGTGAATATCAAAAACGGTTAACCGACTGGCAGGAGCATTTCCATGGATAG
- the rsmA gene encoding 16S rRNA (adenine(1518)-N(6)/adenine(1519)-N(6))-dimethyltransferase RsmA encodes MNNRVHQGHLARKRFGQNFLNDQFVIESIVSAINPQKGQAMVEIGPGLAALTEPVGERLDQLTVIELDRDLAARLQTHPFLGPKLTIYQQDAMTMNFGELSEKMGQPLRVFGNLPYNISTPLMFHLFSYTDAIADMHFMLQKEVVNRLVAGPNSKAYGRLSVMAQYFCQVIPVLEVPPSAFTPPPKVDSAVVRLVPHVTPPHPVKELRLLSRLTTEAFNQRRKTIRNSLGNVFSPDVLTSLGIDPAMRAENISVAQYCQMANYLADNPPSKES; translated from the coding sequence ATGAATAATCGAGTCCATCAGGGCCATCTCGCCCGCAAACGTTTCGGGCAAAACTTTCTTAACGATCAATTCGTTATAGAAAGCATCGTCTCCGCTATTAACCCGCAGAAAGGCCAGGCGATGGTAGAAATCGGCCCAGGCCTCGCCGCGTTAACCGAACCGGTAGGCGAACGCCTTGACCAGCTCACGGTGATTGAGCTGGACCGCGATCTCGCCGCGCGTCTGCAAACGCATCCGTTCCTCGGCCCGAAGCTGACGATTTATCAGCAGGATGCCATGACCATGAACTTTGGCGAACTGTCGGAGAAAATGGGTCAACCGCTGCGCGTGTTTGGCAACCTGCCCTACAACATCTCTACCCCACTGATGTTCCACCTCTTTAGCTATACTGATGCGATTGCCGACATGCATTTCATGCTGCAAAAAGAAGTGGTGAATCGTCTGGTTGCGGGGCCGAACAGTAAGGCGTATGGTCGCCTGAGCGTGATGGCGCAATATTTCTGTCAGGTCATCCCGGTGCTGGAAGTTCCGCCGAGCGCCTTTACGCCGCCGCCTAAAGTGGATTCCGCCGTGGTGCGTCTTGTGCCTCATGTCACGCCGCCGCATCCGGTCAAAGAGCTGCGCCTGTTAAGCCGCCTCACCACCGAAGCGTTTAACCAGCGCCGTAAAACGATTCGTAACAGCCTCGGCAATGTGTTTAGCCCGGATGTGCTGACATCGCTCGGCATCGACCCGGCCATGCGCGCCGAGAATATTTCTGTTGCGCAGTATTGCCAGATGGCAAACTATTTAGCTGATAATCCGCCCTCGAAGGAGAGCTAA
- the kefC gene encoding glutathione-regulated potassium-efflux system protein KefC — MDSHTLIQALIYLGSAALIVPVAVRVGLGSVLGYLIAGALIGPWGLRLVTDAQAILHFAEIGVVLMLFVIGLELDPQRLWKLRASVFGGGALQMGACGLLLGGFCMALGLRWQVALLIGLTLALSSTAIAMQAMNERNLTASQMGRSAFAVLLFQDIAAIPLVAMIPLLAASGEAMTAGVFLLSALKVVGALALVVILGRFVARPALRFVARSGLREVFSAVALFLVFGFGLLLEEAGLSMAMGAFLAGVLLASSEYRHALESDIEPFKGLLLGLFFIGVGMSVDFGTLVAHPLRVLILLLGFLVIKTVTLWLVAKPLKVPGRQRRWFAALLGQGSEFAFVIFGAARSAEVLDAEWAKALTLAVALSMAATPLLLVLLSRLEKSGQQQAREADEIDEEQPRVIVAGFGRFGQIAGRLLLSSGVKMVVLDHDPDHIETLRKFGMKVFYGDATRVDLLESAGVAKAEVLINAIDDPQANLQLTELVQTHFPQVRIIARARDVDHYIRLRQAGVAQPERETFEGALRVGRIALEELGIGRYEARERADLFRCYNQQMIDEMAEGDNDTTARAATFRRTSAMLTEIISEDRAHLSLIQRHGWQGTQEGKHTGNDADEPAVTPQP; from the coding sequence ATGGATAGTCATACCCTCATTCAGGCGCTGATCTACCTCGGATCGGCGGCGCTGATTGTGCCAGTTGCAGTGCGCGTGGGACTGGGCTCGGTACTGGGATATTTAATTGCAGGCGCGCTGATTGGCCCGTGGGGATTGCGGCTGGTGACCGATGCGCAGGCTATTTTGCATTTCGCGGAAATCGGCGTGGTATTGATGCTGTTTGTTATCGGCCTTGAGCTTGATCCGCAGCGCTTGTGGAAACTGCGCGCCTCGGTATTCGGGGGTGGCGCGCTGCAAATGGGCGCGTGCGGCCTGTTGCTGGGCGGTTTTTGTATGGCGCTGGGGCTGCGCTGGCAGGTGGCGCTTCTGATTGGCCTGACGCTCGCGCTCTCCTCAACGGCCATTGCCATGCAGGCGATGAATGAGCGTAATCTCACGGCATCGCAGATGGGGCGCAGCGCGTTCGCTGTGCTGCTGTTTCAGGATATTGCGGCTATCCCGTTGGTCGCGATGATCCCGCTGCTTGCCGCGAGTGGTGAGGCGATGACCGCTGGCGTGTTTTTACTCTCGGCATTAAAAGTCGTCGGCGCGCTGGCGCTGGTAGTCATACTCGGCCGCTTTGTGGCGCGTCCGGCGCTGCGTTTTGTGGCGCGCTCGGGGCTTCGTGAGGTTTTCAGCGCCGTCGCGCTCTTCCTGGTGTTTGGCTTTGGACTGCTGCTCGAAGAGGCGGGGCTGTCGATGGCAATGGGCGCCTTCCTTGCTGGCGTGTTACTGGCAAGCTCGGAATACCGCCACGCGCTGGAGAGCGACATCGAACCTTTTAAAGGCTTGCTGCTGGGGCTCTTTTTTATCGGCGTTGGCATGTCGGTGGATTTTGGCACGCTGGTCGCGCATCCACTGCGGGTGCTGATCCTGCTGTTGGGGTTCCTCGTTATCAAAACCGTCACGCTGTGGCTGGTGGCGAAACCGTTGAAGGTGCCGGGGCGTCAGCGTCGCTGGTTTGCGGCGCTGTTAGGGCAGGGGAGCGAATTCGCCTTTGTTATTTTCGGTGCGGCGCGTAGTGCCGAGGTGCTCGATGCCGAATGGGCGAAGGCGCTGACGCTCGCCGTGGCGCTCTCTATGGCGGCCACGCCGCTCCTGCTGGTGTTGCTAAGCCGGCTTGAGAAATCAGGCCAGCAGCAGGCGCGCGAGGCGGATGAGATAGATGAAGAGCAGCCGCGCGTGATCGTCGCGGGCTTCGGGCGTTTCGGGCAGATAGCTGGCCGTTTGCTGCTTTCGAGCGGCGTGAAAATGGTGGTGCTCGACCACGACCCGGATCATATCGAGACGCTGCGCAAGTTCGGGATGAAAGTGTTTTACGGCGACGCCACGCGCGTCGATTTGCTGGAATCCGCCGGGGTGGCGAAAGCGGAAGTGTTGATTAACGCAATCGACGATCCGCAGGCGAATTTGCAACTGACGGAACTGGTCCAGACACATTTCCCGCAGGTGCGAATTATCGCCCGCGCCCGCGATGTGGACCATTATATCCGTCTGCGTCAGGCGGGCGTGGCGCAGCCGGAGCGCGAAACGTTTGAAGGCGCGCTGCGGGTCGGGCGTATTGCGCTGGAAGAACTCGGCATTGGCCGGTATGAAGCGCGCGAGCGGGCCGACCTGTTCCGTTGTTACAACCAGCAGATGATTGACGAGATGGCCGAGGGCGATAACGACACTACAGCGCGTGCCGCGACCTTCAGGCGCACCAGCGCGATGCTGACGGAGATAATCAGTGAGGACCGTGCGCACTTATCGCTGATTCAGCGCCACGGCTGGCAGGGAACGCAGGAAGGTAAGCACACTGGCAATGATGCCGATGAACCTGCGGTCACACCGCAGCCATAA
- the folA gene encoding type 3 dihydrofolate reductase produces the protein MISLIAALAVDRVIGMENAMPWDLPADLAWFKRNTLNKPVIMGRLTWESIGRPLPGRKNIVLSSRPGDDDRVVWVRSVEEALQACGDAEEVMVIGGGRVYEQFLPRAQRLYLTHIDAEVEGDTHFPDYEPDEWQSVFSEFHDADEKNSHSYCFEILERR, from the coding sequence ATGATCAGTCTGATTGCGGCCTTAGCGGTGGATCGCGTAATTGGTATGGAAAACGCCATGCCGTGGGACCTCCCTGCCGATCTCGCCTGGTTTAAACGTAACACGCTTAACAAACCGGTTATCATGGGGCGTCTGACCTGGGAATCCATCGGTCGTCCGCTGCCGGGCCGTAAAAATATCGTGCTGAGTAGCCGTCCTGGCGATGACGATCGCGTGGTGTGGGTGCGCTCTGTCGAGGAAGCGTTGCAGGCCTGCGGTGATGCCGAAGAAGTGATGGTGATTGGCGGCGGTCGCGTTTACGAGCAGTTCCTGCCGCGCGCGCAGCGTCTTTATCTCACCCATATTGATGCGGAAGTGGAAGGCGACACCCATTTCCCGGATTACGAGCCGGACGAGTGGCAATCGGTGTTTAGCGAGTTTCATGATGCTGACGAGAAAAACTCGCACAGCTATTGCTTTGAGATCCTGGAGCGCCGTTAA